In one window of Streptomyces sp. FXJ1.172 DNA:
- a CDS encoding ABC transporter ATP-binding protein, with translation MNGPNAPLLEARDLVKRFPVRHGLTRRLAGHVTAVDGVSLRVDAGETLGLVGESGCGKSTVARMLTRLIEPTSGTVRVAGSELATLDEQSMRRVRRDLQMIFQDPFSSLNPRQTVRQILTAPYRYQQLTPGEPVERLLERVGLRPEHATRYPHEFSGGQAQRIGIARALALRPKLVVCDEPVSALDVSVQAQILNLLKDLQREYGLGYVFIAHDLGAVRQISTRVAVMYLGTVVETADRDTLYGSAAHPYTHALLSAVPLPDPDAERARERIVLSGDPPSPLDPPSGCPFRTRCPRAADRCAAERPVLRALAPGHEAACHYPEPLPQPQPQSASFTEKRTS, from the coding sequence GTGAACGGCCCGAACGCACCCCTGCTGGAAGCACGCGACCTGGTCAAGCGGTTCCCCGTGCGACACGGCCTGACCCGGCGGCTCGCCGGACACGTCACAGCGGTCGACGGAGTGTCCCTGCGGGTGGACGCGGGGGAGACGCTGGGCCTGGTCGGCGAGTCCGGCTGTGGCAAGTCCACGGTCGCCCGGATGCTGACCCGGCTCATCGAGCCCACCTCGGGCACGGTCCGCGTGGCCGGTAGTGAACTGGCCACGCTGGACGAGCAGTCGATGCGGCGGGTGCGCCGGGACCTGCAGATGATCTTCCAGGATCCGTTCTCCTCGCTCAACCCCCGGCAGACCGTCCGGCAGATCCTCACGGCCCCGTACCGCTACCAACAGCTGACCCCCGGCGAACCGGTGGAACGACTGCTGGAGCGGGTGGGCCTGCGGCCGGAGCACGCCACCCGCTACCCCCACGAGTTCTCCGGCGGCCAGGCGCAGCGCATCGGGATCGCCCGGGCACTGGCGCTGCGGCCGAAACTGGTGGTGTGCGACGAGCCCGTCTCGGCGCTCGACGTATCGGTGCAGGCGCAGATCCTCAACCTGCTCAAGGACCTTCAGCGGGAGTACGGGCTCGGCTACGTGTTCATCGCGCACGACCTCGGCGCGGTCCGCCAGATCAGCACGCGCGTCGCCGTGATGTACCTGGGCACGGTCGTGGAGACGGCCGACCGGGACACCCTCTACGGCAGCGCCGCGCACCCCTACACCCACGCCCTGCTCTCCGCCGTACCGCTGCCGGACCCGGACGCCGAACGGGCCCGCGAGCGGATCGTCCTGAGCGGCGATCCGCCCAGCCCGCTCGATCCGCCGAGTGGTTGTCCGTTCCGCACCCGTTGCCCGAGAGCGGCCGACCGCTGCGCCGCCGAGCGGCCCGTGCTGCGCGCGCTCGCTCCGGGGCACGAGGCCGCCTGCCACTACCCCGAGCCTCTGCCGCAGCCGCAGCCGCAGTCCGCCTCGTTCACCGAGAAGAGGACCTCATGA
- a CDS encoding NAD(P)/FAD-dependent oxidoreductase encodes MPTSNSSDVIVVGAGMVGAACAYYATRAGLSVTVVDRGAVAGGTTGAGEGNLLVSDKEPGPELELALLSARLWRELAHSLPPQIEYEAKGGLVVASDPAGADALRKFTAGQRGAGVQAEEIPADRLTDLEPHLAAGLAGGFHYPQDAQVQPALAAAHLLRASNARTRLGEEVTSLLTGADGEVTGVRTPAGTLRAPYVVNAAGAWGGELARRAGVDLPVLPRRGFVLVTEPLPRVVRHKVYAADYVADVASGSAALQTSAVVEGTPAGPVLIGASRERVGFDRTLSAEVLRRLAAQATALFPVLAKVRAMRTYAGFRPYLPDHLPAIGPDPRVPGLLHACGHEGAGIGLAPATGLLIAQFLAGEQPSVDTGPFGPGRFTSVS; translated from the coding sequence GTGCCCACGAGCAACTCGTCAGACGTCATCGTCGTCGGAGCGGGAATGGTCGGCGCGGCCTGCGCCTACTACGCCACCCGCGCCGGTCTCTCGGTCACCGTGGTGGACCGCGGCGCCGTCGCCGGTGGGACCACCGGCGCAGGGGAGGGAAACCTCCTGGTCTCCGACAAGGAACCCGGCCCCGAACTCGAACTCGCGCTGCTGTCCGCGCGGTTGTGGCGGGAGCTGGCGCATTCCCTCCCACCGCAGATCGAGTACGAGGCCAAGGGCGGACTGGTCGTCGCCTCCGACCCGGCGGGGGCGGACGCCTTGCGGAAGTTCACGGCCGGTCAGCGGGGCGCCGGCGTCCAGGCGGAGGAGATTCCCGCCGACCGGCTCACCGACCTCGAGCCGCACCTCGCCGCCGGACTGGCGGGCGGCTTCCACTACCCCCAGGACGCTCAGGTCCAGCCCGCCCTCGCCGCGGCCCACCTGCTGCGTGCCTCGAACGCGCGGACCCGTCTCGGTGAGGAGGTCACGAGTCTCCTCACCGGCGCGGACGGCGAGGTGACCGGTGTGCGGACGCCGGCCGGCACCCTCCGCGCCCCGTACGTGGTGAACGCGGCCGGCGCCTGGGGCGGCGAACTGGCCCGGCGCGCGGGTGTGGACCTGCCCGTCCTGCCGCGCCGCGGCTTCGTCCTCGTCACCGAACCGCTGCCGCGCGTGGTGCGGCACAAGGTGTACGCGGCGGACTACGTCGCCGACGTGGCGAGCGGCTCGGCCGCGCTCCAGACCTCGGCCGTGGTCGAGGGGACCCCGGCGGGTCCGGTGCTGATCGGCGCCAGCCGTGAGCGGGTGGGCTTCGACCGCACGCTGTCGGCCGAGGTGCTGCGCCGCCTCGCCGCCCAGGCCACCGCCCTGTTCCCGGTACTGGCCAAAGTACGGGCCATGCGGACCTACGCGGGATTCCGCCCCTATCTTCCCGACCACCTGCCGGCGATCGGCCCCGATCCACGCGTGCCGGGACTGCTGCACGCCTGCGGCCACGAAGGCGCGGGGATCGGCCTTGCACCCGCCACCGGCCTGCTCATCGCCCAGTTCCTGGCCGGGGAGCAACCTTCCGTGGACACCGGCCCGTTCGGCCCCGGTCGCTTCACGTCCGTCTCCTGA
- a CDS encoding proline racemase family protein codes for MRTRHVFHAVDSHTEGMPTRVITGGVGVIPGATMAERRLHFIEHLDHIRTLLMYEPRGHAAMSGAILQPPTRPDADYGVLFIEVSGLLPMCGHGTIGVATVLVETGMVPVGEPLTTVRLDTPAGLVCVDVHVEDGRARAVTFTNVPAFCVGLARKIDVPGYGTVTYDLAFGGNFYAFVELEALGLPFDRARKDDLLAAGLAVMDAINASPDRPVHPEQPEIAGVKHVYLAAPGSDAHRSRHAMAIHPGWFDRSPCGTGTSARMAQLHARGELPLHRDFVNESFIGTRFTGRLVDETRVGAVPAVVPTVTGRAWITGTAQYFLDPDDPFPGGFLL; via the coding sequence ATGCGTACGCGTCACGTCTTCCACGCCGTCGACTCGCACACCGAGGGCATGCCCACGCGCGTCATCACGGGTGGCGTCGGGGTGATCCCCGGCGCCACCATGGCCGAGCGCAGGCTTCACTTCATCGAGCACCTGGACCACATCCGCACGCTCCTGATGTACGAGCCGCGCGGCCACGCCGCCATGAGCGGCGCGATCCTGCAACCCCCGACCCGCCCCGACGCCGACTACGGGGTCCTGTTCATCGAGGTTTCCGGCCTGCTGCCGATGTGCGGGCACGGCACCATCGGGGTGGCGACCGTGCTGGTCGAGACCGGGATGGTGCCGGTCGGCGAGCCGCTCACCACGGTACGGCTGGACACCCCGGCCGGCCTGGTCTGCGTCGACGTGCACGTCGAGGACGGCCGGGCGAGGGCGGTCACGTTCACCAACGTGCCTGCGTTCTGCGTGGGCCTGGCACGCAAGATCGACGTCCCCGGGTACGGCACGGTGACGTACGACCTCGCCTTCGGCGGCAACTTCTACGCCTTCGTCGAACTCGAGGCACTGGGGCTGCCCTTCGACCGGGCCCGCAAGGACGACCTCCTCGCCGCCGGTCTCGCCGTCATGGACGCGATCAACGCCTCACCCGACCGGCCCGTCCACCCGGAACAACCGGAGATCGCCGGCGTCAAGCACGTCTATCTCGCCGCGCCGGGCTCCGACGCGCACCGCTCACGGCACGCCATGGCCATCCACCCCGGCTGGTTCGACCGTTCGCCGTGCGGCACCGGAACGTCCGCCCGCATGGCCCAGCTCCACGCCCGCGGTGAACTCCCGCTCCACCGCGACTTCGTCAACGAGTCCTTCATCGGCACCCGGTTCACCGGACGCCTGGTGGACGAGACCCGGGTCGGCGCGGTGCCGGCCGTCGTTCCCACCGTCACCGGCCGCGCGTGGATCACCGGCACAGCCCAGTACTTCCTCGACCCGGACGACCCCTTCCCCGGAGGCTTCCTCCTATGA
- a CDS encoding GntR family transcriptional regulator: MGHLKASNLITARERLRDQVAHALRAALISGELRPGQVYSAPTLAEDFGISATPVREAMLDLAREGLVEPLRNKGFRVTEVNERDLDQYTEIRTLIEVPMVGRITRTAAEEDLEALRPTAEEIVRAARDHDLIGYLEADRRFHLSLLALSGNDRLVETVGDLRKRSRLYGLTALDRRGELIPSAEEHLELLDLMLSGDAEAAERCMTRHLGHVRSLWAEGETVTEPAG; the protein is encoded by the coding sequence ATGGGGCATCTGAAGGCAAGCAACCTCATCACCGCCCGGGAACGCCTGCGCGACCAGGTCGCCCACGCCCTGCGCGCCGCCCTCATCTCCGGTGAACTGCGCCCCGGCCAGGTCTACTCGGCCCCGACGCTCGCCGAGGACTTCGGCATCTCCGCGACGCCCGTCCGCGAGGCGATGCTCGACCTGGCCCGCGAGGGCCTGGTCGAGCCCCTGCGCAACAAGGGCTTCCGGGTCACCGAGGTCAACGAGCGCGACCTCGACCAGTACACCGAGATCCGCACCCTGATCGAGGTCCCCATGGTCGGCCGGATCACGCGGACCGCAGCCGAGGAGGACCTGGAAGCGCTGCGCCCGACCGCCGAGGAGATCGTGCGCGCCGCGCGTGACCACGACCTCATCGGCTACCTGGAGGCCGACCGCAGGTTCCACCTCTCGCTGCTGGCGCTCTCCGGCAACGACCGCCTCGTCGAAACCGTCGGCGACCTGCGCAAGCGCTCCCGCCTGTACGGCCTGACCGCCCTGGACCGGCGCGGCGAACTGATCCCCTCGGCCGAGGAACACCTGGAACTCTTGGACCTCATGCTCTCCGGAGACGCCGAAGCCGCCGAGCGGTGCATGACCCGGCACCTGGGACATGTGCGCTCACTGTGGGCCGAGGGCGAGACCGTCACCGAGCCGGCCGGCTGA
- a CDS encoding alpha/beta fold hydrolase, whose product MSRSYRLPGLAVTDHTFTVPLDHATPAGPSIRVFARELRDPGRTGERLPWLLYLQGGPGGKSPRPLNAATGWLARALRTHRVLLLDQRGTGRSTPVTARSAGRFSHARELAGHLALFRADSIVADAELIRHQLCGDEPWETLGQSYGGFLTLTYLSRAPEGLRACYITGGLPGLEATADDVYAATYPRVEEKVTAFYARYPGDRDLVRRIAGLLDPRTVRLPDGDRLTVRRLRTLGLMLGMGDGAERLHWLLDEALGADGELSATFLHQVMHLTGLVDNPLFAVLQEACFAQGGKPTDWAAARAIAERPEFAEDADPLLFTGEMFYPWMFEEIAGLRPFRDTVRLLAERTDWPELYSPSRLAANRVPVAAAVYHDDMYVPTELSLPTARSVGALRAWVTNEWEHDGVSASGEGVLSRLMDMAAGRA is encoded by the coding sequence ATGAGCCGCAGCTACCGCCTGCCCGGCCTCGCCGTGACCGACCACACCTTCACCGTGCCGCTCGACCACGCCACCCCGGCGGGCCCCTCGATCAGGGTGTTCGCCCGGGAACTGCGCGACCCGGGCCGCACCGGCGAGCGACTGCCCTGGCTGCTGTATCTGCAGGGCGGGCCCGGAGGCAAGTCGCCCCGCCCGCTGAACGCCGCCACCGGGTGGCTCGCCCGCGCCCTCAGGACCCACCGGGTGCTGCTGCTGGACCAACGCGGCACCGGCCGCAGCACCCCGGTCACGGCCCGGTCGGCCGGGCGGTTCTCCCACGCCCGGGAGCTGGCCGGCCATCTCGCCCTCTTCCGCGCGGACTCGATCGTCGCCGACGCGGAGCTGATACGGCATCAGCTGTGCGGCGACGAGCCATGGGAGACCCTCGGCCAGAGCTACGGCGGCTTCCTCACCCTCACCTACCTCTCCCGGGCCCCCGAAGGACTCCGCGCCTGCTACATCACCGGGGGCCTGCCCGGCCTGGAGGCCACCGCCGACGACGTCTACGCGGCCACGTATCCCCGGGTCGAGGAGAAGGTGACCGCCTTCTACGCCCGTTACCCCGGTGACCGTGACCTGGTCCGGCGGATCGCCGGTCTGCTGGACCCGCGGACGGTGCGACTGCCCGACGGGGACCGGCTCACCGTCCGGCGGCTGCGCACGCTCGGCCTGATGCTGGGCATGGGGGACGGAGCCGAGCGCCTGCACTGGCTGCTGGACGAAGCACTCGGCGCCGACGGCGAACTCTCGGCGACCTTCCTGCACCAGGTGATGCATCTGACCGGGCTCGTCGACAACCCGCTGTTCGCCGTGCTCCAGGAGGCCTGCTTCGCCCAGGGGGGCAAGCCCACCGACTGGGCCGCGGCCCGCGCGATCGCCGAGCGCCCGGAGTTCGCGGAGGACGCCGACCCGCTGTTGTTCACCGGTGAGATGTTCTATCCCTGGATGTTCGAGGAGATCGCCGGGCTGCGGCCGTTCCGCGACACCGTCCGGCTGCTGGCCGAGCGGACCGACTGGCCCGAGCTGTACTCCCCGTCGCGGCTGGCGGCGAACCGGGTGCCGGTGGCCGCCGCTGTCTACCACGACGACATGTATGTGCCCACCGAACTGTCCCTGCCGACCGCGCGCTCGGTCGGCGCGCTGCGCGCCTGGGTCACCAACGAGTGGGAGCACGACGGGGTGAGCGCCTCCGGCGAAGGCGTGCTGTCCCGTCTGATGGACATGGCCGCCGGACGCGCCTGA
- a CDS encoding (2Fe-2S)-binding protein, protein MARTPGELVGACPGPPFEITVDGRAVTALPGQSIAAALWAAGILAWRTTRNTGRPRGAFCGIGQCYDCLATVNGEPNRRACLLPARPGDAITTQEGHGHAEFAV, encoded by the coding sequence GTGGCCCGCACCCCCGGTGAACTGGTCGGGGCATGCCCCGGCCCGCCGTTCGAGATCACCGTCGACGGCCGCGCCGTCACCGCGCTGCCCGGCCAGTCCATCGCCGCCGCCCTGTGGGCGGCCGGCATCCTCGCCTGGCGCACCACGCGGAACACCGGCCGGCCGCGCGGCGCCTTCTGCGGCATCGGACAGTGCTACGACTGCCTGGCCACCGTCAACGGCGAACCCAACCGGCGGGCCTGCCTGCTTCCCGCGCGTCCCGGCGACGCGATCACCACCCAGGAAGGACACGGCCATGCCGAGTTCGCCGTCTGA
- a CDS encoding M6 family metalloprotease domain-containing protein — protein sequence MPASTRRFKALAAGALATAFLSLGAVAPTAHAAPEPAHATTAATDCALPGRTGWTDEGHDTDHTQFQRPLGTRHVLMLFVDFPDAQASGATAGYYRQLAPAAQWMNRDSYGRTTLDITPLDRWVRMPQDSTSYGFQRGITFEQHEAYVRQAVAAADPYADFSRYDMVYVVPARSASAISFSPTYLFDPTTAGVTADGRRVKWAVTFGQDMWHWGFEVADHETSHTFGLPDLYAFTGADHHRFVGGWDLMGDIAGASPQHLGWERWKFGWIDDRQVACLASAGRRTVRLTAVERPGGTKIAVIRTSGTTAYVAESRRAVGADSHACSTGVLVYKLDTATQTGYGPVQIVNGNPGAAPPPGCRALDMAALRSGQTFTDPATGVRIDVGNSSPLQDEISISKR from the coding sequence ATGCCCGCATCCACCCGCAGGTTCAAGGCCCTTGCCGCGGGCGCCCTGGCGACGGCGTTCCTGTCGCTCGGAGCCGTCGCCCCGACCGCGCACGCGGCGCCCGAACCGGCGCACGCCACCACTGCGGCCACCGACTGCGCCCTTCCCGGCAGAACCGGCTGGACGGACGAGGGCCACGACACCGACCACACCCAGTTCCAGCGGCCGCTCGGCACCAGACACGTGCTCATGCTGTTCGTCGACTTCCCCGACGCCCAGGCATCGGGCGCCACGGCCGGCTACTACCGGCAACTCGCCCCGGCCGCCCAGTGGATGAACCGCGACTCCTACGGACGGACCACGCTCGACATCACCCCGCTGGACCGGTGGGTACGCATGCCACAGGATTCCACCAGCTACGGCTTCCAGCGCGGGATCACCTTCGAGCAGCACGAGGCGTACGTCCGCCAGGCGGTGGCAGCCGCCGACCCGTACGCCGACTTCTCCCGGTACGACATGGTCTACGTCGTCCCGGCGAGGTCCGCCTCCGCGATCAGCTTCTCGCCGACGTACCTCTTCGACCCCACCACCGCGGGCGTCACCGCCGACGGCAGGCGCGTCAAGTGGGCGGTGACGTTCGGGCAGGACATGTGGCACTGGGGCTTCGAGGTCGCCGACCACGAGACCAGCCACACCTTCGGCCTGCCCGATCTCTACGCGTTCACCGGCGCCGACCACCACCGCTTCGTCGGCGGCTGGGACCTGATGGGCGACATCGCCGGCGCCTCCCCGCAGCACCTCGGATGGGAACGGTGGAAGTTCGGCTGGATCGACGACCGCCAGGTCGCCTGCCTCGCCTCGGCCGGACGCCGCACCGTCCGCCTGACGGCGGTCGAGCGCCCCGGCGGAACGAAGATCGCGGTGATCCGTACGAGCGGGACCACGGCCTACGTCGCCGAGTCCCGCAGGGCCGTCGGCGCCGACAGCCACGCCTGTTCCACCGGCGTGCTCGTCTACAAGCTGGACACCGCCACCCAGACCGGCTACGGCCCGGTCCAGATCGTGAACGGCAATCCCGGCGCCGCCCCGCCCCCGGGCTGCCGGGCCCTGGACATGGCCGCACTGCGCTCAGGCCAGACCTTCACCGATCCCGCCACGGGTGTCCGGATCGATGTCGGCAACAGCAGCCCTCTCCAGGACGAGATTTCGATCAGCAAGCGGTGA
- a CDS encoding dihydrodipicolinate synthase family protein has product MTSTSWNPDRPWRGIMVATALPLRPDLSVDYDAYAQHVRRLIDNGCDGVVPNGSLGEYQTLTAEERARVVRTAVEAAGDGARVMPGVAAYGSGEARRWAEQAAEAGCGSVLLLPPNAYRADEHAVRAHYAEVAGAGLPVVAYNNPIDTKVDLTPALLARLHGDGSVVAVKEFTGDVRRAYEIAELAPGLDLLVGADDVLLELAIAGAVGWIAGYPNAFPATCAQLYHAAVAGDLETALPLYRSLHPLLRWDSRTEFVQSIKLSMDIAGHHGGPTRPPRSPLTGEVEAGVRAATEKAIAQGHH; this is encoded by the coding sequence ATGACCTCCACCTCCTGGAACCCCGACCGCCCCTGGCGCGGCATCATGGTCGCCACCGCCCTCCCCTTGCGTCCGGACCTCTCCGTCGACTACGACGCCTACGCCCAGCACGTCCGCCGGCTGATCGACAACGGCTGCGACGGCGTCGTCCCCAACGGCTCGCTCGGCGAGTACCAGACACTCACCGCCGAGGAGCGCGCCCGCGTCGTGCGCACCGCCGTCGAAGCCGCGGGCGACGGCGCCCGGGTGATGCCCGGGGTCGCCGCCTACGGCAGCGGCGAGGCCCGCCGCTGGGCCGAGCAGGCGGCCGAGGCGGGCTGCGGATCCGTGCTGCTCCTGCCCCCGAACGCCTACCGCGCCGACGAACACGCCGTACGCGCCCACTACGCCGAGGTCGCCGGCGCGGGGCTGCCGGTCGTCGCGTACAACAACCCGATCGACACCAAGGTGGACCTGACCCCGGCGCTGCTCGCCCGGCTCCACGGCGACGGCAGTGTGGTCGCGGTCAAGGAGTTCACCGGCGATGTGCGCAGGGCGTACGAGATCGCAGAACTGGCCCCCGGGCTCGATCTGCTGGTCGGGGCGGACGATGTCCTGCTGGAGCTGGCGATCGCCGGCGCCGTCGGCTGGATCGCGGGGTACCCGAACGCCTTCCCCGCCACCTGCGCCCAGCTCTACCACGCCGCCGTCGCGGGCGACCTGGAGACGGCACTGCCGCTCTACCGGTCGCTGCACCCGCTGCTTCGCTGGGACTCCCGGACCGAGTTCGTGCAGTCGATCAAGCTTTCCATGGACATCGCCGGCCACCACGGCGGCCCCACCCGCCCGCCGCGCTCACCGCTCACCGGCGAGGTCGAGGCCGGCGTGCGTGCGGCCACCGAGAAGGCCATCGCCCAGGGGCACCACTGA
- a CDS encoding FAD/NAD(P)-dependent oxidoreductase: MPSSPSEPYDLVVIGAGGAGLAGAVTAAELGLSVALLDAAAQIGGQFYRHPAPALGAVRPQALHHDWAAFDALRTRLAATGAEQFLGHHVWSGVRESEELWAVHAVTGADGEGKRAVRVRARALLLATGAYERQLPFPGWTLPGVVGAGGAQAMLKSGLALPGRRIVVAGSGPLLLAVASSLTAAGARVPAVVEASGYLGYARHPGALAANPGKLAEAAVHGSALLRHRVRLRTHSAVTAVHGTDRVEAVTVSRLDARWRPVPGTGRRIACDALAVGHGLVPQIDLATSLGCATRRTPDATSALVLDDLQETSVPGIWAAGETGGVGGAQLARVEGELSALAVAARLHGKPFPAGSWRVRELRRRRDRMRAFADAMALAHTPGPGWTEWLTDDTEVCRCEEVTAGRIREAITSLGARDARTAKLLTRAGMGWCQGRMCTAAVACLAERGGDGTVPPSAERRPLAVPVPLKVLASLDEPYEPYEFAESDEPDG, translated from the coding sequence ATGCCGAGTTCGCCGTCTGAGCCGTACGACCTCGTGGTGATCGGTGCGGGCGGCGCCGGACTCGCCGGTGCCGTCACCGCAGCGGAACTGGGCCTGTCCGTCGCCCTGTTGGACGCCGCAGCCCAGATCGGCGGCCAGTTCTACCGGCATCCCGCCCCGGCCCTCGGCGCCGTACGGCCACAGGCCCTGCACCACGACTGGGCCGCCTTCGACGCCCTGCGCACACGTCTGGCGGCGACCGGCGCCGAACAGTTCCTCGGACATCACGTGTGGAGCGGGGTGCGGGAGAGCGAGGAGCTGTGGGCCGTGCACGCCGTCACCGGCGCCGACGGCGAAGGGAAGCGCGCGGTGCGGGTGCGGGCCCGCGCGCTGCTGCTCGCGACCGGCGCGTACGAGCGCCAACTGCCCTTTCCCGGCTGGACGCTGCCCGGGGTCGTGGGTGCCGGAGGCGCCCAGGCGATGCTCAAGTCCGGGCTCGCGCTGCCGGGCAGGCGCATTGTCGTCGCCGGCAGCGGACCGCTGCTGCTCGCCGTCGCCTCCTCGCTGACCGCGGCCGGGGCGCGCGTCCCCGCCGTCGTGGAGGCGTCCGGCTACCTCGGGTACGCCCGCCACCCGGGTGCCCTCGCCGCCAACCCCGGCAAGCTCGCCGAGGCCGCGGTCCACGGATCGGCCCTGCTGCGCCACCGCGTCCGGCTGCGCACCCACAGCGCGGTCACCGCGGTGCACGGCACCGACCGGGTGGAGGCCGTGACCGTCTCCCGGCTCGACGCGCGGTGGCGGCCGGTACCGGGAACGGGACGGCGCATCGCGTGCGACGCGCTGGCCGTGGGGCACGGACTGGTCCCGCAGATCGACCTGGCCACGAGCCTCGGCTGCGCGACCCGGCGCACCCCCGACGCGACCTCGGCCCTCGTCCTGGACGACCTGCAGGAGACCTCGGTCCCCGGCATCTGGGCGGCCGGGGAGACCGGCGGCGTCGGAGGTGCACAACTCGCCCGTGTGGAAGGTGAGTTGTCGGCTCTCGCGGTAGCTGCCCGGCTGCACGGCAAGCCGTTTCCCGCCGGGAGCTGGCGGGTGCGCGAACTGCGCCGCCGCCGGGACCGGATGCGTGCCTTCGCCGACGCCATGGCGCTCGCGCACACCCCCGGCCCCGGCTGGACCGAGTGGCTGACGGACGACACGGAGGTGTGCCGCTGCGAGGAGGTGACGGCCGGCCGCATCCGCGAGGCGATCACCAGCCTCGGTGCCCGCGACGCCCGTACGGCGAAGCTCCTCACCCGAGCGGGCATGGGCTGGTGCCAGGGCCGCATGTGCACCGCAGCCGTGGCCTGTCTCGCCGAGCGCGGCGGCGACGGGACCGTACCGCCGTCCGCCGAGCGCCGTCCGCTCGCCGTGCCGGTACCGCTCAAGGTCCTCGCCTCACTCGACGAGCCCTACGAGCCTTACGAGTTCGCCGAGTCCGACGAGCCGGACGGCTGA
- a CDS encoding LysR family transcriptional regulator translates to MDLEVRHLRVICAIAEAGSLTRAAASLCMTQPGLSAQLRRIEAMLGGPIFDRGQTGAVPTALGELVLPRARAILPGIDGLLSDTARAARCATSPGRVRLGSVGAPLLADLIVATRELVLGSEVTTRCQYSPSPLLDDLAAGRLEAAVLGDNPGHELPPREGVVLRPVVTEPVFALLASTHPLAGREEVGLTELIEDEWAMPHPDSDRTREYWASVFSRTGRQPHTPYEAEGRQLIDIVRAGLAVSLCQATFLEVPGIVVRPLAGDPLWYRHVLGWRRDGPLAACGDQIVHRVAEGYLATCATAPAYARWRRRRAKSPCPAGRAGDGDPLSPLADRNLVLERAAVADIDPDTRGGIGEGLA, encoded by the coding sequence ATGGATCTGGAGGTACGGCACTTGCGCGTGATCTGCGCGATCGCGGAGGCCGGAAGTCTGACCCGGGCCGCCGCGTCGTTGTGTATGACCCAACCGGGTCTCAGCGCCCAACTACGGCGCATCGAAGCCATGCTGGGCGGACCGATCTTCGACCGCGGGCAGACCGGCGCCGTGCCCACCGCCCTGGGCGAGCTGGTGCTGCCACGGGCGCGGGCGATCCTGCCGGGCATCGACGGCCTGCTCTCCGACACCGCCCGCGCCGCCCGCTGCGCAACCTCCCCCGGCCGCGTCCGTCTCGGCTCGGTGGGCGCGCCGCTGCTGGCCGATCTCATCGTGGCGACAAGGGAGTTGGTCCTCGGCTCCGAAGTGACGACCCGATGCCAGTACTCTCCGTCGCCGCTGCTGGACGACCTCGCGGCGGGCCGTCTGGAGGCGGCGGTGCTCGGCGACAACCCCGGCCACGAACTCCCGCCGCGCGAGGGAGTCGTCCTGCGTCCGGTCGTCACCGAGCCCGTCTTCGCCCTGCTTGCGTCCACCCATCCGCTGGCCGGCCGCGAGGAGGTGGGTCTGACGGAACTCATCGAGGACGAGTGGGCCATGCCCCATCCGGACAGTGACCGCACCAGGGAGTACTGGGCGTCCGTCTTCTCCCGGACGGGCCGTCAGCCGCACACCCCTTACGAGGCGGAGGGCCGGCAGCTGATCGACATCGTCCGGGCGGGCCTGGCCGTGAGCCTCTGCCAGGCGACCTTCCTCGAGGTGCCCGGCATCGTGGTGCGTCCTCTCGCCGGCGATCCGCTCTGGTACCGCCACGTCCTCGGCTGGCGCCGCGACGGACCTCTGGCGGCCTGCGGCGACCAGATCGTCCACCGGGTGGCCGAGGGCTACCTCGCCACCTGTGCCACCGCACCGGCTTACGCACGGTGGCGCAGGCGCCGTGCGAAGTCGCCGTGTCCGGCCGGGCGAGCCGGTGACGGCGATCCGCTCTCACCGCTTGCTGATCGAAATCTCGTCCTGGAGAGGGCTGCTGTTGCCGACATCGATCCGGACACCCGTGGCGGGATCGGTGAAGGTCTGGCCTGA